Proteins encoded by one window of Macaca fascicularis isolate 582-1 chromosome 10, T2T-MFA8v1.1:
- the BCL2L13 gene encoding bcl-2-like protein 13 isoform X6: MDPEEVKSLDSNGAGEKSENNSSNSDIVHVEKEEVPEGMEEAAVASVVLPAGELPEALPEAPAPLLPHITATSLLGTREPDTEVITVEKSSPATSLFVELDEEEVKAATVEPTEVKEVVPAPEPTETLLSEKETNAREESLGEELSPPGEMKPLLLSEGKSRLSPAGEMKPLPLSEGKSILLFGGAAAVAILAMAIGVALALRKK; this comes from the coding sequence ATGGATCCTGAAGAAGTGAAAAGCTTAGACAGCAATGGAGCTGGAGAGAAGAGTGAGAACAACTCCTCTAATTCTGACATCGTGCACGTGGAGAAAGAAGAAGTGCCCGAGGGCATGGAAGAGGCTGCTGTGGCTTCTGTGGTCTTGCCAGCGGGGGAGCTGCCAGAGGCCCTCCCTGAAGCCCCAGCCCCCTTGCTTCCACATATCACTGCCACCTCCTTGCTGGGGACAAGGGAACCTGACACAGAAGTGATCACAGTGGAGAAATCCAGCCCTGCTACATCCCTGTTTGTAGAACTTGATGAAGAAGAGGTGAAAGCAGCAACAGTTGAACCTACTGAAGTGAAGGAGGTGGTCCCCGCGCCGGAACCTACAGAAACGCTGCTGAGTGAGAAGGAGACAAACGCAAGGGAAGAGAGCCTTGGGGAAGAGCTGTCCCCTCCCGGTGAGATGAAGCCCCTGCTGCTCTCTGAGGGCAAGTCTAGACTGTCCCCCGCCGGCGAGATGAAGCCCCTGCCGCTGTCTGAGGGCAAGTCTATACTGCTGTTTGGAGGCGCTGCTGCTGTTGCCATCCTGGCAATGGCCATCGGGGTAGCCCTGGCtctgagaaagaaatag
- the BCL2L13 gene encoding bcl-2-like protein 13 isoform X5, which translates to MKNINYVPCLQGTVFSLESEEEEYPGITAEDSNDIYILPSDNSGQVSPPESPTVTTSWQPESLPVSLSASQSWHTESLPVSLGPESWQQIAMDPEEVKSLDSNGAGEKSENNSSNSDIVHVEKEEVPEGMEEAAVASVVLPAGELPEALPEAPAPLLPHITATSLLGTREPDTEVITVEKSSPATSLFVELDEEEVKAATVEPTEVKEVVPAPEPTETLLSEKETNAREESLGEELSPPGEMKPLLLSEGKSRLSPAGEMKPLPLSEGKSILLFGGAAAVAILAMAIGVALALRKK; encoded by the coding sequence GGCACTGTGTTTAGTCTTGAGTCGGAGGAGGAGGAATACCCTGGAATCACTGCAGAAGATAGCAATGACATTTATATCCTGCCCAGCGACAACTCTGGACAGGTCAGTCCCCCAGAGTCTCCAACTGTGACCACTTCCTGGCAGCCCGAGAGCTTACCTGTCTCGCTGTCAGCTAGCCAGAGCTGGCACACAGAAAGCCTACCAGTCTCTCTAGGCCCTGAGTCCTGGCAGCAGATTGCAATGGATCCTGAAGAAGTGAAAAGCTTAGACAGCAATGGAGCTGGAGAGAAGAGTGAGAACAACTCCTCTAATTCTGACATCGTGCACGTGGAGAAAGAAGAAGTGCCCGAGGGCATGGAAGAGGCTGCTGTGGCTTCTGTGGTCTTGCCAGCGGGGGAGCTGCCAGAGGCCCTCCCTGAAGCCCCAGCCCCCTTGCTTCCACATATCACTGCCACCTCCTTGCTGGGGACAAGGGAACCTGACACAGAAGTGATCACAGTGGAGAAATCCAGCCCTGCTACATCCCTGTTTGTAGAACTTGATGAAGAAGAGGTGAAAGCAGCAACAGTTGAACCTACTGAAGTGAAGGAGGTGGTCCCCGCGCCGGAACCTACAGAAACGCTGCTGAGTGAGAAGGAGACAAACGCAAGGGAAGAGAGCCTTGGGGAAGAGCTGTCCCCTCCCGGTGAGATGAAGCCCCTGCTGCTCTCTGAGGGCAAGTCTAGACTGTCCCCCGCCGGCGAGATGAAGCCCCTGCCGCTGTCTGAGGGCAAGTCTATACTGCTGTTTGGAGGCGCTGCTGCTGTTGCCATCCTGGCAATGGCCATCGGGGTAGCCCTGGCtctgagaaagaaatag